One Maribacter sp. HTCC2170 genomic window, GATGGGCTCACCCCTTTGAAGAACCATGTTATTGGTGAAAGTATCAGGCAAACTTAACTGAGCACTAGCAGAATTTACACTAACAAAAAAAATCAAAAAGAGTGTCAAAAAATTCTTCATGAGTTTAGCTTTTATCTTTGAAAATAAGACTGAAAACATATCCAAAAACAAAACAGGAAGCCACACCAAAGAAAGCGTACATTAAAAAACTTATATCTGTAAAAACACTTATGTACCATATCAATAAAGCACTTGCCACCAACCCCATTAAGGTTCCTGTGGCATTTGCCTTTTTGGTTAACATTCCGAGAAGGAACATTCCTCCTAAACCTCCAGTAAAAAGGCCTAAGAATCGATAAAACTGGTCCCAAAGTGATTTGATATTGGAACTCGCCATCCAAAGAGCCAATAACACTCCCAAAACACCTGTTACTATGGTAGCAATTCTAGCGATTCGCAATAACCTTTTGTCTTTTACTTCCGGTCGAAAATGCGCGTAAAAATCATTACAATAAGCAGTTGAAACAGAATTAAGACTACTGCTAATACTAGACATTGCTGCAGAAAAAATGCCCGCCACGAGCAAACCAGAAACCCCAACTGGCAGCTCACGAACTATATACCAAGGAAATATGGAATCGTTGTTAGAAATGGCAGGAGATAAAGCGGTAGGCATTTCAGAATAGAAAATGAACAATAATGTACCTATGCCAAAAAAGATAATGGTTGCAGGAAGTGTAAGCACTGCATTGGTGTACAACGTTTTTTGGGAATCCTTGACATTGGTACTCGTTAAAAAGCGCTGTACAATGGTCTGGTCGGTACCTTGGGTTACCATGGCAGAGGCAAGACCACCAATGAACACTACCCAAAAAGTGGACTCAGTAAAATCAAAGTCCATATTCATAATGTTGAACTTATCACGTTCAGAGGCATACGAAATCATCTCACCAAAAGAAGTTTCGGTGTGCATCATAATCCAGACAATGGCCAATACGCTGCCGCCTAATAGCACGATGACTTGCATAACATCTGTCCAAATTACAGCTTCAATTCCTCCAAAAGTGGTATAAAGAATACATAACACTCCCATAATCAAAATACTGGTTTCTACAGGAATACCCGTTACTATAGAAATGGCCAGGGATGGCAATAACAAGACAATGCCTATTCTCCCCAATTGGAACAAAATGAATGAAAGACTACCAAAGGCCCGCGCCAGGTAATTGAAGCGATCTTCCAGATATTCATAGGCAGTACGTATTTTGAGCCTATTAAAAAACGGAATGAAAATAAAGGCAATTACCGGTGTTATCAGAATAGCGGTAATATTCAGAAAAAAGAAGGACCAATCTGTAACAAAGGCTTTGGCAGGAATCGCCATAAAAGTAATTGCGCTCAACAAGGTTCCAAAAACACTTAGCCCTGAGGCCCACCATGGTATACGTCCACCACCAACAAAGTAATCTTCAGTAGATTTTTGTTTGCGTATAAAATAAATGCCGATACCCAGCGAAATCAAAAGGTAGAGCGCCAAAACCGTATAGTTTATCGTACCAAAAGGTTCTACGGCTTCCGCTATTTCAAATTTTTGAACTTTTGGAGTTCGGATACCAGGAGAAATCTCACCCGAAACCACATAAAAATTATCCTCCTCTTGAAATGGCAATGCCGTTACTGGAATTTGGGTTTCAACGCTATCGTAAACAAACCATTTGTTTGTAATGGTATTATACCCAAGGATTTCTTTGGAAAATCCTGGGTGTGTATTTAGAATTCCATCTCTTCTTTCTATTAAACCCGAAATCAAAGAATCGTTTTGTTCCTGTCCAAGTTGTAAGGCTATACTTTCTAGTTCATTGAACAATACCTCATCAGAACCCCCGTAGACCATAATGTGCATTGATCCCTTGCTTTCAGCGGAAGGTCCCATAAGGACCCTTGGTTTGCCATGAATCAAAAGTTCACCCTCGTTTTTCCACTCACCTTTTTTTAAGTCATAGGAAAGAAAATCAGTCAATGGTACTGATCTTTTTCCAGCCGTTTGGTTACGTCCACCGATTACAAAGAGCTTTCTTGAATCTTTTGACTCTTGAACAGCAATAGTATGTACGGCTCTTGGAGGACCCGTAAAATCTTCTAGCTTTTCCCATTCATAATTTTTGTCGAGATTGAAACGATAAAAAGCATTCGTACTTTTTTGATTATTCTTTCCACCAACAACATATAGGTATTCTTCTTCAATTACAGCAGCTGTATATGCCAAGGGTTCTGGTAAAGAAGGGTATTCTATTATTTCCACATCATTTGTCGATGAAACATGCTTTAGGAGGTGGACTTTATCAGTGGTTTCTTCCGCATTTTCACCACCGATAATCAAGATTCCTTCAGGGGTGGCTACTGAAGCTCCATAAGCAATGGGAAAAGGCAGTGTCCTATTCAGCAATCTCCATTTGTTTTCTTCCAGTAAATAGATGTTATTGTGGTAAACCTTTTTTCCTCCTTTCCATGGTAGAGCTTCAGGGAAATTAGCGCCACCCGCTGCGATGATAACTTTGTCGTGCGCGCCACCCATCATACCCGCATATCCTAAGGGTGCAGCACCTTCTTTCAAGGCTGGTAAATCGGGCAAATTGGTTACCCTAAATTTGGAAGTTTCCTGCGAGAAACTGAACGGAACCATCAGAAAAAGTAATGCAAAGGTTGCTATAATTCTCGCTCGATTCATTTTTTCTAATATTCAGTTCTATTCTTAGATAAACACTTCACTGTGGTCTTCAACACCCTATTCCCAGACAGGTTCTCTAGTTCTTTTTCTTAGGCTTTTGATACTTGTCTTTTTTATTGGTAAGCCATTTTAAGGAAAAGCTGACGAATAAATTTTCTTTGTGCTTGTCTTTTTCAAATAATAAGCCAATATCACCATTTTCTAAAATTGTTAATGATGAATAGGCCGAAGGTCCTTCATACACAGTTTTGCCTTCAGACCATGTTTTGCCTTCGTCATAGCTCACTCGTACCGTCATATTTGTGCGTCCTTTATCTGAATTGGCGTTCGAAAATAGCAATCGGTTCTTATCGTGTCCATTTTTTATTGACGTGTATCGCACAATACTAGCATTACAACCTGGATCTGTCAATTGATGCTCTGCCTTGGTGACCCATGTTTTCCCTTCATCAGAAGATGTATGTACATACCGCACCCCTTTTTTATCATTAGACCTTGCATTCACCATCCAAGAACCGTCGACCAGCTCTACTACTTTTGACTCATTGGCTGGTGATACTGGATTGTCAATGAAATACCAAGTTTCCCCATGATCATCACTGCCAAATAAATGCATTCCACTATCCAAATTCACCATACAATGTAGAAGTTTCCCCGTACTTGTTTGAATTCCCCTGCCAGAAGTAATGAACTTAAAATCCTTATGCCATTCGGGTTTGACTATTTGAGCTGTTATATCTTTGGGCTCGCTCCAAGTTTTACCATTATCTGTACTCTTCATTACATGTAGATAATAAATGTCCTTTTCTGTATCCAAATTCATATAATTATAAAACAGAAAGATTTCTTTGGTCACCCTATCAACGATCATTGATGGATCAGAGGCAGATTTGCCAAAAGGAAAATCCACTATAGTCTCAATCTTCGACCATGTCTTTCCATTATCCTCACTTCGTCGCATTACTATGTTGATGTCCTTACTCCATTTTAAATCTCCGCAAGAGGGCACTCTTTCATCTATGGTGGCAACAAGATCTCCATTGGGTGCTGTGACAATTGCTGGTATACGGTAACATGCTATACTGTCATTAGAACTTGCATTGAACAGATCATGAATTTGACTTACTCCTTTCGGAATGTGATAAGTCTCTTTTTGGGCAGCACACGAAGAGAATACAAAGAGGACAATCAATACTGCAATTCTATTTGCCATAATTTATGTGTTTATTCAGATTCGATTTTTTTAAATGATTTCCAACATTGATACATAGCCCTTGGCACATGAAAACACCCTTTCCATTTACCCCCTTTTAGATTGAGTAAAACCTCTCCCTGTCTATTTAGGTAGCCAAACCATTCCCCATGTTCAGGGTCCGAAAAATGATTCCAAGAATACACGTGGACCTTATTATACCAATTTTCAATTCTTTCATCCCGGCTATGTTGATATGCCTTTGCTAAAGCCACTAAGGCTTCTAAATGCACCCACCATAGTTTTTGGTCCCATTCCAATTGTTGGGGAGGATGGCCTTTGGCATCTAAGAAATAATAGATGCCCCCATATTCTTTATCCCAACTGTATTCTAAAATGTTGAGTATGGTTTCAGTTGCTTTTTGTATTAAATTATTATCTTTTCTTCTCACGCCAATATCGATCATAAACCACATGGCTTCTATCCCATGCCCGGGGTTTAAAAGGCGCCCCTCAAAACTATCATCATGACTACCATCGGGCAATACATTTTCATATATTAATCCTGAGTCCTGATCAAGAAAAACATTCATAACCTCGTTGATACTAAAATCAACAGTTCTTTCAACTTCTTCAGGCTCTAGAACATCTTCAAGTTCCAAAACCAAATTTGAGAGTATCATTGGTAACGAAAAACCTTTTAAAGGTCTAGCCCCAGTATTTTTGGTATATATACCTTTTGGGTTATCCTTTCTTTCAAGAATGTTGAAATAGGTCCTTTTGGACAGCTCCTTGATTTTTTCATCGCCCGAGGCCTGGGCATATTGACTAAAAGCCATGGCAGCAAAACAGTCTGAAAAAATGTTATAAGGTTGTATTAATGGTTTTCCTTCTTTCGTGGTTGAAAAATAGAAATTCCCGCTTTCGTCCATTCCGTGGTTTACAAGAAAATCTACACCTGACTTTGCGATGTCCAACCATTTTTTATTTTTTTCAACTTTATTGTAGAGCATCGAAAAAGTCCATGCCTGCCTACCTTGTAACCAAATGAATTTATCGGTGTCATAAACATCTCCTTTTGTACCCAAGCAAGTAAAATACCCCCCGTTTTCGTAGTCTAGAGAATGCTTTTCCCAAAAGGGAATAATATCATTCAATAGTGCTTCCTTATAAAATTCTGCGTTCATCATTTTCAAAAAGCTAAACGTGCTTTAAATTAACATTTAATGCATAATATTGAATTCTATATTATACTGTAATAGGTTAAGAACCATAATAACATTCCTATAAAGTAGGGTTATTTGAAAAACAACAATTTATTTACCAAAATAAGGAGTAAGACCAATTGCATCCAGTTCTTTTGTTATTTCAACATAATCACCATCTTTTAATGTTGTATGAGGAAATCTACTTGGCCCGCAATCTATGCCCAATGTTTTCATAAAACCCTTAGCCACCCCGTTGTAACCACCCTTGTTATTTAAAGTATCTACAAATAACATGGCCTTGGTCTGTAAATCTGCTGCCATCTGGTAATCATCATTCTCAAAGGCTTCTTTTACTTTATAATAAAGAGGAGCCAAATGATTATAAGTGCTGCCCACCCAACCTTTTGTTCCTAGTGGTAAACTGGCAATAAACATTTCATCTACTCCAAATAGTATATTATACTTGTTACTGTCGTAATCAAAGCAATATTTATAATCGATCAAATCATTTTTTGTAAATTTCAAACCGGCAAAGTTTGGAATTTGCTTTGATGCGATTTTAACAAAATCGATCATTTTGATTTGTGCTCCAGACAAATCTGGTATATGGTAATAATAGAAAGGTAGACCAGGAGCGCAAGACGCAATATTTTTACAATATTCTACAAGCTTATCAACCGAGTTCACCTTAAAATAAAATGGTGCCAATGCCCCAATAGCATCAACCTTGTCCGCAGAATGCGAGGTAAGGTCCATTGCTACTTTTAAACTTGTATGGCCCACATGATTAATGAGTAAAAAATCATCTGCCCTATTTGCAGACCATGCTTCAACAATCAATTTTCGCTCTTGAATGGTCAATGATGCAAAATCTCCAGTAGTACCATTTATAAAGGCACCAGACACTTTGTTTCTTTTAAGAAAATCGCCGTATGTCTTGATAATATCCAAATTCAAAGAAGTGTCTTTGTGCATTGGGGTATATGTGGCTGCTACAAGATTTTTTATATTCATATGCTCGTTGGGAGTTATTATAGTCTGATTAACTGAATAACATATAATATTAGAATATATTAAAACCTTTTACAATTATTATCGTAGAAATCTCCATTAAATATATGGACAGAAAATATTCTAGTTTGCCCAACCAATTAAAGAACTACACCTAATAAAAGTCTAAAAACAACATAAAAAAAGCCCTCAACATTCGTTGAAGGCTTTTGCGGTCTGGACGGGACTCGAACCCGCGACCCCCTGCGTGACAGGCAGGTATTCTAACCAACTGAACTACCAGACCGTGCTTAGAGCGGTGCAAATATACATTGCTAAATGAAATCCACAAACAATTTCTTCAAAATATTCAGCTGCTTATAAGAATTTTTGACGCTCAACCATAAAAGTATTCAGGACTTTTGAAAAATCACCTCGTACATCAACATCAACATATTTTATTTTGTATTGTGCGCATTTCATTTTGAGCTCATCAAAATAATTCTTGACGGCGTTTTGATAACCTTCCTTTACCGTATCCGAAAAAATATCGATATGTTCACCCGTCTCAACATCTAAAAAACGTTTAGGTGTGTTCTCAAAGTCAAAATCGAATTCCTTTTCAGCATCCAACAAATGAAATAAGACCACCTCATGTTTATTATATTTCAAATGACGTAGTGCATCAAATATTCTATCATCCTCTTTGGTGGTCTGGAACATATCCGTAAACAGAACAACCAAGCTTCTGCGTTTTATTTTTTCTGCGATTAAGTGTAGATAGGTGTATAATTCTGTCTGTTTTGCAGGCTTGCTTTCCAAACTGATCTCACTCAATTTGGACAATAGCATTTGATGATGCCTTTCACTCCCCTTTTCTGGTGAATAAAAATTATATGAGTCTGAAAACACACTTAAGCCCACCGCATCGCGTTGTCTTTTGAGGATATTCATAAGTGCCGCAATAGCCAAAACTCCAAAACCAATTTTGTTCAAGTCATCAATTCCCAAATTCTTTACCTCTGGATAATACATCGATGCTGAATTATCCAAAATCATATGACACCTTAAATTGGTTTCCTCCTCATAACGTTTGGTATAAAGTTTATCTGTCTTTGCAAATAGTTTCCAATCGATATGCTTGGTACTTTCACCGCTGTTATAGATTTTATGTTCTGCAAATTCTGCGGAAAACCCATGAAAGGGACTTTTATGAATTCCGCTGATAAAACCCTCGACCACTTGTTGGGCTAAAAGTTCCAAATTTTGGAAAAGGGATGCCTTATCTAATTCTGACCGAAGGTTCATATTTTTTAACTATACAACTAATATAAAACAAAAAGGTTCGGCAAATGCCGAACCTTTTTTAATCTAAAGAATTTTCTTTTTACAATAGTGCATCAATTGCATCCGTATAGACTTTCTTAGGAGAAACCCCAACCTGTCTATTCACGATTTCGCCACCTTTGAAAACCAAAACTGTAGGAATGTTTCGCACTCCATATTTTGCTGCGAACTCTTGGTTAGCATCTACATCTACCTTTCCTACAACGGCTTTACCGTCATATTCTGTGCTTACCTCATCAATGATAGGACCTACCATTCTACAAGGCCCACACCAAGCTGCCCAAAAGTCAACTACTACTGGTTTATCGCTTTTTAAAACTACTTCATCAAAAGTAGCATCTGTTATTTCTAATGCCATGTTTGTTTATTTAAATATTATGCAAATTTAGTCAATTATTCTTCTGTTTCCTTACTAACGTAAGATTCGTTTTACCTATTGTAATATTGAGATTATTTATGGTCAGTTCAGTTTATAATGCACTTCTTTTTCTTCCAATTGATGCAACAATTCACTTGTGATCTGTACCTTTTGTTTTCTACTAGATAAATTCACCTTTATTTCTTCTTCCATTTCATATACCACGAAATGTAAAGGATGACTTCCTTTGTGATCCACCAGCGTACTTTTTAATTCATCAATATTATCTTCTTTGAGCTCATCTATATTCAGCTTTATGGTCAGTTTTTTTGCAAAACTCTCCATCACTTCCTGAAGTAAAATAAAGCTATTGTATTGCATTCTAGGGTCGCCTTTTTTTCCAGTTTCACGATTCACCCAGCCTTCTCTCACAAAAACCTTTAAGTAAATGAATGAATTGATCATTAAAAAATGACGAAATTTTAAATACTCTTCGCCAAAAATGCGAAACTCAAAAGTATCCATATAATCTTCAAGTGTGAAGAGTGCCCATCCTTTGCCATTTTTCGCAATTCTATGTTGCACATCGGTTATGACCCCAGCAAATGATATTTCTCTATTCACATATTTTGGAAGATCTGTGAAACAAGAGATGGTTCCGTTGGTAAAAGCATTGATTTCTGATTTAAAATCATCCAAAGGATGCCCAGAAATATAGATGCCCACAACTTCTTTTTCCCTTCGCAATTTTTCCATTGTTCCCCATTCCTCACAAGGTGGTACAACGGGTTCTGGAATCTGGGCTTCACTCATTCCTCCAAACATATCCATTTGAGAGGAATTTTTGTTTTCCTGATATTTAGATCCGGATTTAATCACTTTTTCCAAAAAAGTAACGCCGTCACCTTCGGTATGGAAATACTGTGCCCTATGCGTAGCTCCAAATGAATCAAAACCACCGGCAACCGCCAAACTTTCAAATGCCTTTTTGTTAGACGCGCGCAAATCTATTCTTTTGGCCATATCAAAAACCGATTTATAAGGACCTTCTTCTTTTCTGTTCTCAACAATAGTTTCTACAGCGCCGCGGCCAACACCTTTTATGGCACCCATCCCAAAACGAACAGCATTATTCTGGTTTACGGCAAATTTGTAGTAAGATTCATTCACGTCTGGACCAAGAACCTCGAGGCCCATTCGCTTACATTCCTCCATGAAGAATGTAACCTGCTTTATATCGTTCATGTTATTGGAAAGCACAGCGGCCATATATTCGGCTGGGTAATGAGCTTTACAATAAGCTGTTTGGTAGGCAATCCAGGCGTAGCAAGTTGAGTGACTCTTGTTAAAAGCATAAGCTGCAAATGCCTCCCAGTCCTTCCAAATTTTTTCAAGTTTATCTACCGCATGACCTTTTGCCGAAGCCTTTTCAATGAACTTAGGCTTCATTTTATCAAGGACATGCTTTTGCTTTTTACCCATGGCCTTACGCAAAACATCGGCTTCACCCTTGGTAAAATCAGCTAATTTTTGGGACAGTAGCATCACCTGCTCTTGGTAAACCGTAATACCATAGGTTTCTGCCAAATACTCTTCGCAGGCATCAAGGTCATAAACTATTTCCTCGGTACCGTGTTTACGCGCAATGAAACTTGGAATATATTCCATTGGCCCAGGACGATACAAAGCATTCATGGCAATTAAGTCTGCGAATACCGTAGGCTTTAATGACCTCATGTGTTTTTGCATTCCAGGAGATTCATATTGAAATACCCCTACGGTTTCTCCACGTTGGAAAAGTTCATACGTTTTCTCATCATCCAGTGGGAAATTCTCCGGATCCAATTCTATACCATGTTTGGCTTTTACAATCTTAACTGTATCCTTGATCAGGGTCAAGGTCTTTAGCCCCAAGAAATCCATTTTCAAAAGTCCTGCACTTTCCACCACCGAGTTATCGAACTGAGTACAGTACATTTCTGAATCCTTTGCCAGTGCCACTGGAACGAACTTTGTAATATCATCTGGGGTAATAATCACCCCGCAGGCATGGATTCCCGTATTACGAACCGAACCTTCTAAAACATAGGCTTGGTTCAATGTTTCAGATTCCAACCCTTCCCCTTCAGCAATATTCAAAAGCTCATTGACTTTCAGCAATTCCTCGCTGTTGAATTTACTCTTTAGAACAGCATCATCAACCCCAATAATCTTCTTGAGCTTTGACATGTTCGGAATCAGCTTCGCCATACGATCAGCATCACCCAACGGAAGATCTAAAGCTCTTGCCGTGTCACGAATCGAAGATTTTGCCGCCATGGTGCCATAAGTGATAATCTGTGCAACTTGATTTGATCCGTACTTGTCAATCACATAATCCATAACTCGACCTCGGCCCTCATCATCAAAATCAATATCAATATCTGGCATTGATATTCTATCCGGATTCAAGAAACGCTCAAAAAGCAAGTCGTACTTAATCGGGTCTAAATTGGTGATCCATAAGCAATATGCAACCGCTGAACCTGCGGCAGAACCACGACCAGGGCCAACCGAGACATTCATATCACGTGCAGCACGAATAAAATCCTCTACAATCAAAAAATACCCCGGGTATCCTGTATTCTCAATGACCTTAAGCTCAAAATCAAGTCGCTCATCAATCTCTGGGGTTATTTCCTCGTAACGCTTTTTTGCCCCTTCATAGGTGATATGACGTAGGTATTTGTTCTCACCTCGTTTTCCTCCATCCGCTCTATCCTCTTCAAACTGAAATTCTTTTGGAATATCAAAAGCAGGTAATAATACATCACGAGCCAGAGTGTAAGTCTCAACCTTGTCTATGACCTCTTGAATATTGGTGATTGCTTCAGGAATATCCTTAAAGAGTTCTTTCATCTCCTCGGAGGATTTGAAGTAATACTCTTGATTTGGCAACCCGTATCTATAACCTCGACCTCGACCAATAGGGGTAGCCTGTTTTTCACCATCTTTTACGCACAGTAGAATATCGTGGGCATTAGCATTTTCCTTTTCAGTATAATAGGTGTTATTGGATGCTATTAATTTAATGTTGTACTTCTTCGCAAATTGGATCAATACTTGGTTAACCCGTGTTTCATCTTCTTGATTATGACGCATTAATTCAATGTATAGGTCATCACCAAAAGTCTCTTTCCACCAAATAAGCGCATCCTCCGCTTGTTTTTCACCAACATTTAAAACTTTGCTAGGCACTTCGCCATAAAGGTTTCCTGTAAGTACAATTACATCTTCCTTATACTGTTCAATAATTCTTTTGTCAATTCTAGGTACATAATATTTACCATCAACAAAAGCAATAGAAGACATTTTTGCCAAATTATGGTAGCCATTCTTGTTCTTGGCGAGCATCACGATTTGATATCCGTTGTCTTTTTGGGTTTTATCGGTATGGTCTTCACAGACCTGAAATTCACACCCCACAATCGGAGTTATTTCTTTCTCTAGGGTAGGCAATTCTTCTAAAGGTTCTTGCCCTTCCTCTAAAGTACCATTCTGAGTTGCCTCGTATCGCTTCTGCTTCTCCTCATTTCTAGAAATCACACCTTTGTTATGGTTTATCACTCCATTTACAAAATGAAAGGCCCCCATCATGTTCGCATGATCGGTCATGGCCACCGCAGGCATATTGTTCTTAACAGTAGCCTGTACCAGATCCGCCACACTTATGGTGGATTGTAAAATAGAAAACTGGGTATGATTGTGAAGATGGGCAAATTCTGCCAACTCCAATGAAGCCAGATTTTCTTGCATTTCCTCATGGGAAGCTCCACCCGTATCTTTTTCCCAAAGTGCGTCGGCAATTTTCTTGGAAGCTTTTTTAAGGTTGATATGCTTTAATCCAATCAGTTCAATGGTCTGTGGATGAACTTCTGAGAAATTCTTGAAATAATCAGGTTGAACATCAAGTTGTTCAATTGTATAATGTCCTCTTCGAACCAGTTCTAAAAAACAGCGTGTAGTTGCCTCTACATCCGCTGTTGCATTATGAGCTTCGGCAAAAGGCGCATTGAACAAGTACTCATGCAATTCTGTTAAAGTAGGTAGTTTGAATTTACCTCCCCGGCCACCGGGAATCTGACAAAGTAAGGCAGACTCTTCTGTACAGGTATCCAAAACGGGAAGCTCTTGCAATGGATTTTCAACTCCCATTCTATGAAACTCAGCTCCCATAATATTTACATCGAAGCCTACATTTTGCCCAACAATGAATTTAGTTTTGGACATAGCAACGTTGAATTTCTCCAAAACCTCAGCCAAAGGCACACCTTCTTGCGCTGCCAACTCAGTTGATATTCCATGTATCTGCTCTGCATCGTAAGGTATATTGAACCCATCTGGTTGTACCAAATAATCTTGACTTTCAACCAAGTTCCCCATTTCATCATGTAATTGCCAAGCAATCTGAATACAGCGTGGCCAATTATCAGTATCGGTGATGGGTGCATTCCAACGTTTGGGCAGACCCGTGGTTTCGGTATCAAAAATCAGGTACATATAAATAGAGTTTCGCTAAAAAGCAGTGGATAAAAATAACCAAAAACCAATCGCTCTAAAAAGGTAGTTGTCACTAGTTATCAACGTGGAATGATAAAGAGTTGAATATACATAAATAGACAATAATCACTATCTTCAAAAGCTCTAACAATGAACATAACTCTTTACCTATGAAAAGAAATAAAGCCATCTTAATTACATTATTACTTCTATTGAGTTTCAATGTTGACATATTTGGACAAAAAGCCAATCAGCAAACTCCTAATTTCATTATCATTTTTGCAGATGATTTAGGTTATGGTGATTTAAGCACCTACGGAAACCCAACCATTCACACTCCAAATCTTGACCGAATGGCACATGAGGGTCAAAAATGGACCAACTTTTATGTAGGGGCAAGTGTTTGCACACCAAGCAGGGCTGCCTTATTGACCGGAAGGTTACCCGTTCGCAGTGGTATGGCTAGCAGTAAAACAAGGGTACTCTTTCCCAATTCTAAAAATGGTCTGCCCGCCAATGAAATCACTCTGGCAGAACAATTAAAAACTGCGGGATACAGCACAGCGGCAATCGGAAAATGGCATTTGGGTCATAAAGAACAATACTTGCCAACCAACAATGGTTTCGATTACTATTTTGGCATACCCTATTCCAATGACATGGATTATATTGGAAAAGCCAATTATAAAAATCTTGCCCAAAATAATCCATCAGATATAAAAATAGAGAACTACAATGTCCCATTACTACAAAACACCAAGATTATTGAACGTCCGACTAATCAAAACACCATTACAAAAAGGTATACTCAAGAAACAATAAAGTTCATAAAAGAGAATAAAAGAGAGCCGTTTTTTGTGTATTTGGCCCATAGTTTACCCCACATTCCACTATTCACATCCAAGGAATTTGAAGGGCATAGTAAGAATGGGATTTATGGTGATGTAGTGGAAGAAATAGACCATGGAGTGGGAGAAATACTAAATGCACTTGAGGAAGAAGGTTTGGATCAAAATACTATTGTGGTTTTTACTTCGGACAATGGACCATGGCTACCCTTTAAAACCCATGGTGGCAGTGCCGGACTTCTGCGTGCAGGAAAAGGAAGTACCTGGGAAGGCGGAATGCGCGAACCTGGAATTTTTTGGGGGCCTGGATTGGTCAAAAAAGGCTTGGTCACTGACATGGGATCAAC contains:
- a CDS encoding sodium:solute symporter family transporter produces the protein MNRARIIATFALLFLMVPFSFSQETSKFRVTNLPDLPALKEGAAPLGYAGMMGGAHDKVIIAAGGANFPEALPWKGGKKVYHNNIYLLEENKWRLLNRTLPFPIAYGASVATPEGILIIGGENAEETTDKVHLLKHVSSTNDVEIIEYPSLPEPLAYTAAVIEEEYLYVVGGKNNQKSTNAFYRFNLDKNYEWEKLEDFTGPPRAVHTIAVQESKDSRKLFVIGGRNQTAGKRSVPLTDFLSYDLKKGEWKNEGELLIHGKPRVLMGPSAESKGSMHIMVYGGSDEVLFNELESIALQLGQEQNDSLISGLIERRDGILNTHPGFSKEILGYNTITNKWFVYDSVETQIPVTALPFQEEDNFYVVSGEISPGIRTPKVQKFEIAEAVEPFGTINYTVLALYLLISLGIGIYFIRKQKSTEDYFVGGGRIPWWASGLSVFGTLLSAITFMAIPAKAFVTDWSFFFLNITAILITPVIAFIFIPFFNRLKIRTAYEYLEDRFNYLARAFGSLSFILFQLGRIGIVLLLPSLAISIVTGIPVETSILIMGVLCILYTTFGGIEAVIWTDVMQVIVLLGGSVLAIVWIMMHTETSFGEMISYASERDKFNIMNMDFDFTESTFWVVFIGGLASAMVTQGTDQTIVQRFLTSTNVKDSQKTLYTNAVLTLPATIIFFGIGTLLFIFYSEMPTALSPAISNNDSIFPWYIVRELPVGVSGLLVAGIFSAAMSSISSSLNSVSTAYCNDFYAHFRPEVKDKRLLRIARIATIVTGVLGVLLALWMASSNIKSLWDQFYRFLGLFTGGLGGMFLLGMLTKKANATGTLMGLVASALLIWYISVFTDISFLMYAFFGVASCFVFGYVFSLIFKDKS
- a CDS encoding sialidase family protein, which gives rise to MANRIAVLIVLFVFSSCAAQKETYHIPKGVSQIHDLFNASSNDSIACYRIPAIVTAPNGDLVATIDERVPSCGDLKWSKDINIVMRRSEDNGKTWSKIETIVDFPFGKSASDPSMIVDRVTKEIFLFYNYMNLDTEKDIYYLHVMKSTDNGKTWSEPKDITAQIVKPEWHKDFKFITSGRGIQTSTGKLLHCMVNLDSGMHLFGSDDHGETWYFIDNPVSPANESKVVELVDGSWMVNARSNDKKGVRYVHTSSDEGKTWVTKAEHQLTDPGCNASIVRYTSIKNGHDKNRLLFSNANSDKGRTNMTVRVSYDEGKTWSEGKTVYEGPSAYSSLTILENGDIGLLFEKDKHKENLFVSFSLKWLTNKKDKYQKPKKKN
- a CDS encoding AGE family epimerase/isomerase; amino-acid sequence: MMNAEFYKEALLNDIIPFWEKHSLDYENGGYFTCLGTKGDVYDTDKFIWLQGRQAWTFSMLYNKVEKNKKWLDIAKSGVDFLVNHGMDESGNFYFSTTKEGKPLIQPYNIFSDCFAAMAFSQYAQASGDEKIKELSKRTYFNILERKDNPKGIYTKNTGARPLKGFSLPMILSNLVLELEDVLEPEEVERTVDFSINEVMNVFLDQDSGLIYENVLPDGSHDDSFEGRLLNPGHGIEAMWFMIDIGVRRKDNNLIQKATETILNILEYSWDKEYGGIYYFLDAKGHPPQQLEWDQKLWWVHLEALVALAKAYQHSRDERIENWYNKVHVYSWNHFSDPEHGEWFGYLNRQGEVLLNLKGGKWKGCFHVPRAMYQCWKSFKKIESE
- a CDS encoding dihydrodipicolinate synthase family protein translates to MNIKNLVAATYTPMHKDTSLNLDIIKTYGDFLKRNKVSGAFINGTTGDFASLTIQERKLIVEAWSANRADDFLLINHVGHTSLKVAMDLTSHSADKVDAIGALAPFYFKVNSVDKLVEYCKNIASCAPGLPFYYYHIPDLSGAQIKMIDFVKIASKQIPNFAGLKFTKNDLIDYKYCFDYDSNKYNILFGVDEMFIASLPLGTKGWVGSTYNHLAPLYYKVKEAFENDDYQMAADLQTKAMLFVDTLNNKGGYNGVAKGFMKTLGIDCGPSRFPHTTLKDGDYVEITKELDAIGLTPYFGK
- a CDS encoding DUF58 domain-containing protein translates to MNLRSELDKASLFQNLELLAQQVVEGFISGIHKSPFHGFSAEFAEHKIYNSGESTKHIDWKLFAKTDKLYTKRYEEETNLRCHMILDNSASMYYPEVKNLGIDDLNKIGFGVLAIAALMNILKRQRDAVGLSVFSDSYNFYSPEKGSERHHQMLLSKLSEISLESKPAKQTELYTYLHLIAEKIKRRSLVVLFTDMFQTTKEDDRIFDALRHLKYNKHEVVLFHLLDAEKEFDFDFENTPKRFLDVETGEHIDIFSDTVKEGYQNAVKNYFDELKMKCAQYKIKYVDVDVRGDFSKVLNTFMVERQKFL